In Solanum pennellii chromosome 3, SPENNV200, a single window of DNA contains:
- the LOC107014555 gene encoding transcription factor MYB1R1-like, with protein MMSSFCSQSANDGSFTCAGESSPAAVSVGGDVGGGEIMLFGVRVKVDPMRKSVSLNNLSQYEQPNSNDNNNNNSNSGNNNDASKVAADEGYASADDAVPHHSGSGRERKRGVPWTEEEHKLFLLGLQKVGKGDWRGISRNFVKTRTPTQVASHAQKYFLRRTNLNRRRRRSSLFDITTDSVSVLPTEETKNLQRHSIPSLPSVETSKMNAFQVTSVPVNFGPVMLPENPIESPILRQGNQSYYNGSSSIFLRPAPVVVSLPNSSKTADFNLNQSSAMETSSLSLTLSLSPSSSSTRHSGFQVMSNFKNGESIISVA; from the exons ATGATGTCGAGTTTCTGTTCACAGTCGGCAAACGACGGCTCTTTCACCTGCGCCGGCGAGTCATCGCCGGCAGCCGTGTCTGTCGGCGGAGACGTAGGAGGAGGAGAGATCATGCTGTTTGGCGTGAGGGTGAAGGTAGACCCTATGAGGAAAAGCGTGAGTTTGAATAATCTGTCTCAGTATGAGCAGCCTAATTCtaatgataacaataataataatagcaacagCGGAAATAACAATGACGCTTCTAAAGTTGCCGCCGACGAGGGTTATGCCTCTGCCGACGACGCTGTTCCTCACCACTCCGGTAGTGGCCGTGAGCGTAAGCGAG gaGTTCCATGGACGGAGGAAGAGCACAAGCTATTCCTTTTGGGATTGCAGAAAGTGGGAAAAGGAGACTGGAGAGGAATCTCTAGAAACTTCGTAAAAACTCGCACACCGACACAGGTTGCAAGTCATGCTCAGAAATATTTCCTCCGGCGAACTAACCTCAATCGCCGGCGCCGCCGTTCTAGCCTCTTCGATATCACCACTGACTCG GTATCTGTACTACCAACAGAAGAAACGAAAAATCTGCAACGACACTCCATTCCGTCATTGCCTTCTGTAGAAACATCAAAAATGAATGCGTTTCAGGTGACATCTGTGCCAGTAAATTTTGGGCCTGTTATGTTGCCAGAGAACCCAATAGAAAGTCCAATCCTTAGACAAGGAAATCAAAGTTATTATAATGGATCATCATCAATATTCCTCCGGCCGGCTCCTGTTGTTGTTTCGTTGCCTAATTCATCAAAAACAGCTGACTTTAACTTGAATCAAAGCTCAGCAATGGAGACATCTTCGTTATCGTTGACATTGTCGttatcaccatcatcatcatctactAGACACTCAGGATTCCAAGTGatgtcaaattttaaaaatggagAGAGCATCATCAGTGTGGCATGA
- the LOC107014554 gene encoding polynucleotide 5'-hydroxyl-kinase NOL9 has product MASFVDDEFQSANIFIPEEWSDAADSVAYDSNTSPPPVAFVCGPKNSGKTTFSRVLVNVLLQRYKKVAYLDTDVGQTEFTPPGLLSLTTIDKITSDLSIPCLKTPERCFFFGDISSKRDPKTYLAYIFALYDYYRRTYLLSNGGSPGNAGVPLVINTTGWVKGIGYDILVDIIKYISPTHVVKICISSVSKNLPAGAFWLDDDNSDVPTVIEVNSARRDSFNRSVLVQKDARLLRDLRVMAYFRQCFPSDMKITTIKELSRALAAHPPYEIPISSIKIKHLHCEVPKNEVLYSLNATIVGLAVDSENFPDCMGLGIVRAIDTLKHVLYVLTPVPKSSLQKVDLLLQGFVEIPTCLLQVQGCISPYMSADVLPSA; this is encoded by the exons ATGGCGTCCTTTGTCGACGATGAGTTTCAATCAGCTAACATATTCATACCGGAGGAGTGGTCCGATGCTGCCGACTCTGTAGCTTATGATTCTAACACTTCGCCGCCGCCGGTTGCGTTTGTCTGCGGTCCCAAAAATAGCGGCAAAACCACTTTCTCTCGCGTCCTTGTCAATGTTCTTCTTCAGAG ATACAAGAAAGTCGCTTATTTGGATACAGATGTCGGGCAGACAGAGTTTACTCCACCTGGTTTATTATCGCTTACCACAATTGACAAAATAACTTCAG ATCTGTCAATTCCATGCCTAAAAACTCCTGAGAG atGCTTCTTTTTTGGTGACATATCCTCTAAAAGGGATCCCAAAACATATTTGGCTTATATTTTTGCCTTGTATGATTACTACCGGAGAACGTACCTGTTGAGCAATGGCGGAAGTCCTGGAAATGCTGGGGTGCCCCTTGTCATTAACACAACGGGCTGGGTCAAAG GTATTGGCTATGACATTCTTGTGGATATTATCAAATACATCTCTCCTACACATGTTGTTAAGATTTGCATATCGTCTGTGAGCAAGAACCTTCCGGCTGGTGCATTTTGGTTGGATGATGATAATAGTGATGTTCCAACTGTAATTGAGGTCAACTCTGCTCGTCGGGACTCTTTTAACAGATC GGTTCTTGTACAGAAGGATGCACGTCTTTTGCGTGATCTACGTGTCATGGCCTATTTCAGACAATGCTTTCCAAGTGATATGAAAATCACAACAATCAAGGAACTCTCTCGAGCATTAGCTGCTCACCCTCCATATGAGATTCCTATATCAAGTATCAAAATTAAACACCTTCATTGTGAG GTTCCTAAGAATGAGGTTTTGTACAGCTTGAATGCAACTATTGTCGGCTTGGCAGTTGATTCTGAAAATTTTCCTGACTGCATGGGCTTGG GAATCGTGCGTGCCATTGACACTCTCAAGCACGTACTCTATGTACTTACCCCTGTCCCAAAAAGCAGTCTGCAGAAGGTGGATCTTCTATTGCAGGGCTTTGTCGAAATTCCAACTTGTTTGTTGCAG GTACAAGGCTGCATCTCACCTTACATGTCTGCCGATGTATTGCCTTCAGCTTAG
- the LOC107012504 gene encoding transcription factor BHLH089-like isoform X1 → MDPPIINEGSFSAANPSSYSLAEIWPFAAAANGGGNGELGGGGLGLRMSSFTGLLEAAANSINESTLTEQSRRSGGAGGGDGSGSGGGNVGVRKRDMNSEDDFSKFVSTSDANDLFSDLTKQLIDIHINSNHVQDGSVAKRLKGSQSKEENGVSKVEAESSSQTANKGTEQSSKPEPPKDYIHVRARRGQATDSHSLAERARREKISERMKILQDLVPGCNKVIGKALVLDEIINYIQSLQRQVEFLSMKLEAVNSRMNHPIETFPSKDLAPSAFDTSGMIFGTQAPREYAQGTQPEWLHMQVGNSFDRAT, encoded by the exons ATGGATCCACCAATTATTAATGAAGGTTCATTCTCGGCGGCGAATCCTTCTTCTTACAGTTTGGCTGAGATTTGGCCGTTTGCCGCAGCGGCAAATGGTGGAGGAAACGGTGAACTTGGTGGAGGAGGACTGGGACTCAGAATGAGTAGCTTTACGGGTTTATTAGAAGCAGCTGCGAACTCCATTAATGAATCTACTCTGACGGAGCAGAGCAGAAGAAGCGGCGGAGCTGGTGGTGGTGATGGTAGTGGTAGTGGTGGAGGTAATGTTGGTGTAAGGAAGAGGGATATGAATTCGGaggatgatttttctaagtttgtCTCTACTAGTGATGCTAATGATTTG TTTTCAGATTTAACGAAGCAACTTATTGATATTCATATCAATTCGAATCATGTTCAGGATGGTTCAGTGGCCAAACGTTTGAAAGGTTCCCAATCTAAAGAAGAAAATGGAGTTTCAAAGGTAGAAGCAGAATCAAGTTCTCAGACGGCTAACAAGGGGACTGAACAAAGTAGTAAACCTGAGCCACCTAAGGATTACATCCACGTAAGGGCAAGAAGGGGTCAAGCTACTGATAGCCACAGTCTAGCTGAGAGG GCCAGGAGAGAAAAGATCAGCGAGAGGATGAAAATTCTGCAAGATTTGGTTCCTGGATGTAATAAG GTTATCGGAAAAGCACTTGTTCTTGacgaaataataaattatatccAGTCACTACAGCGTCAAGTTGAG TTCTTGTCCATGAAGCTTGAAGCAGTCAATTCAAGGATGAACCACCCTATCGAAACCTTTCCTTCAAAAGAT CTAGCACCATCAGCTTTTGATACGAGTGGAATGATTTTCGGCACTCAAGCACCGAGAGAATATGCTCAAGGGACACAACCCGAGTGGCTCCATATGCAGGTTGGCAACAGCTTTGACAGAGCAACATGA
- the LOC107015406 gene encoding 5-formyltetrahydrofolate cyclo-ligase, mitochondrial, with product MAIPWAVSLSTSRFFPIRSAILRRQTSPCSATATMSTAGEQNTSDTAHLDTIFKQKKALRLVVKRDLKSMDPTLRSEEDEAIQRIVMEAPWFKACKGLCAYISCSALREVDTSRILSHILSSHSEMRKKLFVPRVEDRNRNMRMLNISSTEDLIANSMNILEPAPLDAEGNEREDVLFANEPVDLLILPGLAFDKAGRRLGRGGGYYDTFLSRYQELAEKRNWKQPLKIALSYSVQIVDEGTIPLTPNDVLVDALVSPSGVIPISPAALEFCQ from the exons ATGGCCATTCCTTGGGCAGTGTCACTGTCCACCAGCCGCTTCTTCCCCATCCGCTCCGCTATCCTCCGCCGTCAAACCTCACCGTGTTCCGCCACTGCCACCATGAGCACCGCCGGAGAACAGAACACTTCTGACACTGCCCATTTGGACACAATCTTCAAGCAGAAAAAGGCCCTCCGTTTGGTTGTTAAAAGAGATCTCAAATCCATGGATCCTACCCTTAGATCCGAAGAAG ATGAAGCAATACAAAGGATTGTAATGGAGGCCCCGTGGTTTAAGGCTTGCAAGGGATTGTGCGCTTACATAAGCTGTAGTGCCTTGCGAGAAGTAGATACAAGCCGAATACTGTCTCATATTCTCAGTAGCCACTCAGAG ATGCGAAAGAAGCTATTTGTTCCAAGAGTGGAGGATAGGAACAGAAACATGCGAATGCTTAACATTTCAAGCACTGAGGATTTGATTGCAAATTCAATGAACATACTGGAACCAGCTCCATTAGATGCTGAGGGGAATGAACGCGAGGATG TCTTGTTCGCCAATGAGCCTGTTGATTTGTTAATTTTACCTG GACTTGCATTTGACAAAGCTGGAAGACGGTTGGGCCGCGGTGGAGG ATACTATGACACCTTTTTATCAAGATATCAAGAGCTTGCCGAGAAGCGAAATTGGAAGCAACCTCTCAAAA TTGCACTTTCTTACTCGGTTCAAATAGTGGATGAGGGTACTATACCATTAACTCCAAATGACGTTCTTGTGGATGCACTTGTATCACCTTCTGGTGTGATTCCTATTAGTCCAGCTGCGCTGGAGTTTTGCCAGTGA
- the LOC107014553 gene encoding probable myosin-binding protein 5 isoform X1, translating to MASRSFKCLVEQKLGRVGVFCVYAVLEWVMILLLFIDGFLALFTNEFAKFFELKVPCLLCTRIDHIFIKRNSSFYYNESICEGHKKDISSLAYCHVHKKLSDIRNMCEGCLLSFATEKEADCDKYKSLVGILHKDIDCFVDDDDKRMSIKSVKNEEEVIKTASAVVRNCSCCGEPQKLRTKYARNSSINGNHYTQAPASSPRSPLTWKNEESGNMELPHIQYTKLKFSSDNESILPDDEGHQNAAGREDIKAATAPLLPDPEDIHDESSKTPVSARNKFFGIPLTDSAQASPKWPNKPRKLGGDKSEFISDANDASAVNDADDDIVHSLKRQVRLDRKSLMELYMELDEERSASAVAANNAMAMITRLQAEKAAVQMEALQYQRMMEEQAEYDQEALQVMKDLVLKREEEIKVLEAEIDTYRERYGIIKKVGSEVCEVDADDDYQELRSQSASSFDGRSDCSSPRQVDHNGVNEFHIGLPGEYRDENIDESNLDFENERSYLQGLLTNLEKQIKIPPDVDSHVLESNVIQDKGNDNKVILTREVSLLRERLRAVEAESGFLKHAAMTLQRGGDGTKLLTEIAQHLRELRHTNTATEVADA from the exons atggcTTCGCGATCTTTCAAATGCTTGGTTGAACAAAAGCTTGGGAGAGTTGGGGTTTTCTGTGTATATGCTGTTCTTGAATGGGTGATGATCCTTCTTCTTTTCATTGATGGTTTTCTTGCACTTTTCACCAATGAATTCGCGAAGTTTTTTGAATTGAAAGTCCCCTGTTTGCTCTGCACAAGGATCGATCATATTTTCATAAAGAGGAACTCTAGTTTCTATTACAACGAGTCCATTTGTGAGGGTCACAAGAAAGACATCTCTTCCCTCGCGTATTGTCATGTCCACAAGAAGCTTTCTGATATAAGAAACATGTGTGAAGGGTGTCTTCTCTCTTTTGCAACAGAGAAAGAAGCAGATTGTGATAAGTACAAGTCATTAGTTGGGATTTTGCACAAGGACATTGATTGCTTTGTGGATGATGATGATAAGAGAATGTCGATAAAATCAGTTAAGAATGAAGAAGAGGTTATCAAAACTGCAAGTGCTGTGGTTCGGAACTGTTCTTGCTGTGGGGAACCTCAGAAATTGAGGACTAAATATGCCAGGAACTCATCCATAAATGGAAATCACTATACTCAAGCTCCTGCCTCATCTCCTCGATCTCCATTAACGTGGAAAAATGAGGAATCGGGCAATATGGAATTGCCTCATATCCAGTATACAAAGCTCAAGTTTTCCTCAGATAATGAGTCGATTCTACCAGATGATGAGGGACACCAGAATGCAG CAGGTAGAGAGGATATTAAAGCTGCTACTGCCCCGCTGCTACCAGATCCCGAGGACATTCATGACGAATCTAGCAAAACCCCAGTTTCTGCAAGAAACAAGTTCTTTGGGATCCCATTGACAGACTCCGCTCAAGCTAGTCCAAAGTGGCCTAATAAGCCCAGAAAATTGGGTGGTGATAAGAGTGAATTCATCTCAGATGCTAATGACGCGAGTGCAGTAAACGACGCAGATGATGACATTGTGCATAGCTTGAAGAGGCAGGTTCGTCTGGACAGAAAGTCTCTTATGGAATTATACATGGAATTGGATGAAGAAAGAAGTGCCTCTGCTGTGGCAGCTAACAATGCCATGGCCATGATCACACGTTTGCAAGCAGAGAAGGCAGCTGTACAAATGGAAGCCTTACAGTATCAGAGAATGATGGAAGAGCAGGCAGAATATGACCAAGAGGCCTTGCAAGTCATGAAAGACTTAGTTTTGAAGAGAGAGGAAGAGATAAAGGTCTTGGAGGCTGAAATCGATACCTACAGGGAGAGATATGGAATTATCAAGAAAGTTGGTAGTGAGGTTTGTGAAGTTGATGCAGATGATGATTATCAAGAGTTGAGATCTCAGTCTGCATCATCCTTCGATGGAAGATCCGACTGTAGCAGTCCTCGTCAGGTAGATCATAATGGAGTAAATGAATTCCATATTGGACTTCCTGGGGAATATAGAGATGAAAATATCGATGAATCAAACCTTGATTTTGAGAACGAGAGATCTTATCTACAGGGTTTGTTAACAAACCTTGAAAAGCAGATCAAAATACCTCCTGATGTTGACTCTCATGTGCTAGAATCAAATGTGATTCAAGACAAAG GAAATGACAATAAGGTTATACTTACAAGAGAAGTTTCTCTACTTAGAGAGAGATTGAGAGCTGTTGAAGCAGAAAGTGGCTTCTTGAAACACGCCGCCATGACATTACAGAGGGGTGGAGACGGAACCAAACTCTTGACTGAGATAGCTCAACATCTGCGGGAGCTTAGACACACAAATACAGCAACAGAAGTTGCAGATGCATGA
- the LOC107013799 gene encoding germin-like protein subfamily T member 2, producing the protein MAIRVTFLLVMLVVLPFPSHSADPDPLQDFCVGILNDTSASINGFPCKPTSQVTSDDFFFDGLTKEGNTDNVFGFTATVGNVLAFPGLNTLGLSMNRVDFAPGGLNPPHSHPRATETGVVIKGKLYVGFLTTNNVLHAKVLTVGEMFVVPRGLVHFQMNVGKEKAMTITAFNSHLPGTVVLPTTLFASMPPIPNNVLTKAFQVEASVIDDIKAKFGS; encoded by the coding sequence ATGGCTATTCGTGTGACGTTCTTGTTGGTTATGCTGGTAGTCTTACCTTTTCCTTCTCATTCTGCTGATCCTGATCCCCTACAAGATTTCTGCGTTGGAATTCTGAATGATACATCAGCATCTATTAACGGTTTTCCTTGCAAGCCTACTTCCCAAGTTACTTCAGATGACTTTTTCTTTGATGGCCTAACCAAAGAGGGAAACACAGACAACGTATTTGGATTCACTGCAACCGTGGGAAACGTTCTTGCTTTCCCAGGGTTGAACACGTTAGGTCTCTCAATGAATCGAGTTGATTTCGCCCCAGGAGGGCTAAATCCACCTCATTCACACCCTCGTGCAACTGAGACCGGGGTAGTCATTAAAGGGAAACTCTACGTTGGATTCCTGACAACAAACAACGTGTTACATGCCAAAGTATTGACTGTAGGGGAGATGTTCGTGGTGCCCCGAGGACTGGTGCATTTCCAAATGAATGTTGGTAAGGAGAAGGCAATGACAATCACAGCTTTTAACAGTCATTTGCCAGGAACAGTGGTTCTACCAACTACACTATTTGCTTCTATGCCACCAATTCCTAATAATGTGTTGACTAAGGCCTTCCAAGTTGAAGCAAGTGTTATTGATGACATCAAAGCCAAATTTGGTTCTTAA
- the LOC107012504 gene encoding transcription factor BHLH089-like isoform X3: MDPPIINEGSFSAANPSSYSLAEIWPFAAAANGGGNGELGGGGLGLRMSSFTGLLEAAANSINESTLTEQSRRSGGAGGGDGSGSGGGNVGVRKRDMNSEDDFSKFVSTSDANDLDGSVAKRLKGSQSKEENGVSKVEAESSSQTANKGTEQSSKPEPPKDYIHVRARRGQATDSHSLAERARREKISERMKILQDLVPGCNKVIGKALVLDEIINYIQSLQRQVEFLSMKLEAVNSRMNHPIETFPSKDLAPSAFDTSGMIFGTQAPREYAQGTQPEWLHMQVGNSFDRAT; the protein is encoded by the exons ATGGATCCACCAATTATTAATGAAGGTTCATTCTCGGCGGCGAATCCTTCTTCTTACAGTTTGGCTGAGATTTGGCCGTTTGCCGCAGCGGCAAATGGTGGAGGAAACGGTGAACTTGGTGGAGGAGGACTGGGACTCAGAATGAGTAGCTTTACGGGTTTATTAGAAGCAGCTGCGAACTCCATTAATGAATCTACTCTGACGGAGCAGAGCAGAAGAAGCGGCGGAGCTGGTGGTGGTGATGGTAGTGGTAGTGGTGGAGGTAATGTTGGTGTAAGGAAGAGGGATATGAATTCGGaggatgatttttctaagtttgtCTCTACTAGTGATGCTAATGATTTG GATGGTTCAGTGGCCAAACGTTTGAAAGGTTCCCAATCTAAAGAAGAAAATGGAGTTTCAAAGGTAGAAGCAGAATCAAGTTCTCAGACGGCTAACAAGGGGACTGAACAAAGTAGTAAACCTGAGCCACCTAAGGATTACATCCACGTAAGGGCAAGAAGGGGTCAAGCTACTGATAGCCACAGTCTAGCTGAGAGG GCCAGGAGAGAAAAGATCAGCGAGAGGATGAAAATTCTGCAAGATTTGGTTCCTGGATGTAATAAG GTTATCGGAAAAGCACTTGTTCTTGacgaaataataaattatatccAGTCACTACAGCGTCAAGTTGAG TTCTTGTCCATGAAGCTTGAAGCAGTCAATTCAAGGATGAACCACCCTATCGAAACCTTTCCTTCAAAAGAT CTAGCACCATCAGCTTTTGATACGAGTGGAATGATTTTCGGCACTCAAGCACCGAGAGAATATGCTCAAGGGACACAACCCGAGTGGCTCCATATGCAGGTTGGCAACAGCTTTGACAGAGCAACATGA
- the LOC107014024 gene encoding germin-like protein subfamily T member 2 — MAIRVTFLLVVLVVLPFPSDSADPDPLQDFCVAILNDTSTSLNGFPCKPASQVTSNDFFFDGLTIEGNTENAFGFSATVGNVLSFPGLNTQGLSMNRIDFAPGGLNPPHSHPRATESGVVIKGKIYVGFVTTKNVLYSKVLTAGEMFVVPRGLVHFQMNVGKEKAMTITAFNSHLPGAVVLPTTLFTSKPSIPDEVLTKAFKIDATVIDDIKAKLGAINY; from the coding sequence ATGGCTATTCGCGTGACGTTCTTGTTGGTTGTTCTAGTAGTCTTACCATTTCCTTCTGATTCAGCTGATCCTGATCCCCTGCAGGATTTCTGTGTTGCAATTCTGAACGATACATCAACATCTCTTAACGGTTTTCCTTGCAAACCTGCTTCCCAAGTTACTTCAAATGACTTCTTCTTTGATGGCCTAACCATAGAGGGAAACACTGAGAATGCATTTGGATTCAGTGCAACCGTGGGGAACGTTCTTTCTTTCCCAGGTTTAAACACACAAGGTCTCTCGATGAATCGAATTGACTTTGCCCCAGGAGGGCTAAATCCACCTCATTCACACCCTCGTGCAACTGAGTCCGGAGTAGTCATTAAAGGGAAGATCTACGTTGGGTTCGTGACAACGAAGAACGTGTTATATTCCAAAGTATTGACTGCAGGTGAAATGTTCGTGGTGCCCCGAGGACTGGTGCATTTCCAAATGAATGTTGGAAAGGAGAAGGCAATGACAATCACAGCTTTTAACAGTCATTTGCCAGGAGCAGTGGTTCTACCAACTACACTGTTTACTTCAAAGCCATCAATTCCTGATGAGGTGTTGACTAAGGCCTTCAAAATTGATGCAACTGTCATTGATGACATCAAAGCAAAACTTGGTGCCATAAACTATTAA
- the LOC107012504 gene encoding transcription factor BHLH089-like isoform X2: protein MDPPIINEGSFSAANPSSYSLAEIWPFAAAANGGGNGELGGGGLGLRMSSFTGLLEAAANSINESTLTEQSRRSGGAGGGDGSGSGGGNVGVRKRDMNSEDDFSKFVSTSDANDLFSDLTKQLIDIHINSNHVQDGSVAKRLKGSQSKEENGVSKVEAESSSQTANKGTEQSSKPEPPKDYIHVRARRGQATDSHSLAERARREKISERMKILQDLVPGCNKVIGKALVLDEIINYIQSLQRQVEFLSMKLEAVNSRMNHPIETFPSKDLKISITQRLDLGVQEVSSTMIMRNYVMVYLKKKKH from the exons ATGGATCCACCAATTATTAATGAAGGTTCATTCTCGGCGGCGAATCCTTCTTCTTACAGTTTGGCTGAGATTTGGCCGTTTGCCGCAGCGGCAAATGGTGGAGGAAACGGTGAACTTGGTGGAGGAGGACTGGGACTCAGAATGAGTAGCTTTACGGGTTTATTAGAAGCAGCTGCGAACTCCATTAATGAATCTACTCTGACGGAGCAGAGCAGAAGAAGCGGCGGAGCTGGTGGTGGTGATGGTAGTGGTAGTGGTGGAGGTAATGTTGGTGTAAGGAAGAGGGATATGAATTCGGaggatgatttttctaagtttgtCTCTACTAGTGATGCTAATGATTTG TTTTCAGATTTAACGAAGCAACTTATTGATATTCATATCAATTCGAATCATGTTCAGGATGGTTCAGTGGCCAAACGTTTGAAAGGTTCCCAATCTAAAGAAGAAAATGGAGTTTCAAAGGTAGAAGCAGAATCAAGTTCTCAGACGGCTAACAAGGGGACTGAACAAAGTAGTAAACCTGAGCCACCTAAGGATTACATCCACGTAAGGGCAAGAAGGGGTCAAGCTACTGATAGCCACAGTCTAGCTGAGAGG GCCAGGAGAGAAAAGATCAGCGAGAGGATGAAAATTCTGCAAGATTTGGTTCCTGGATGTAATAAG GTTATCGGAAAAGCACTTGTTCTTGacgaaataataaattatatccAGTCACTACAGCGTCAAGTTGAG TTCTTGTCCATGAAGCTTGAAGCAGTCAATTCAAGGATGAACCACCCTATCGAAACCTTTCCTTCAAAAGAT TTGAAAATCTCTATAACCCAAAGACTGGACCTAGGAGTTCAAGAAGTTTCAAGCACCATGATTATGAGAAATTATGTGATGGtctatctcaaaaaaaaaaaacactaa
- the LOC107014553 gene encoding probable myosin-binding protein 5 isoform X2, translated as MASRSFKCLVEQKLGRVGVFCVYAVLEWVMILLLFIDGFLALFTNEFAKFFELKVPCLLCTRIDHIFIKRNSSFYYNESICEGHKKDISSLAYCHVHKKLSDIRNMCEGCLLSFATEKEADCDKYKSLVGILHKDIDCFVDDDDKRMSIKSVKNEEEVIKTASAVVRNCSCCGEPQKLRTKYARNSSINGNHYTQAPASSPRSPLTWKNEESGNMELPHIQYTKLKFSSDNESILPDDEGHQNAGREDIKAATAPLLPDPEDIHDESSKTPVSARNKFFGIPLTDSAQASPKWPNKPRKLGGDKSEFISDANDASAVNDADDDIVHSLKRQVRLDRKSLMELYMELDEERSASAVAANNAMAMITRLQAEKAAVQMEALQYQRMMEEQAEYDQEALQVMKDLVLKREEEIKVLEAEIDTYRERYGIIKKVGSEVCEVDADDDYQELRSQSASSFDGRSDCSSPRQVDHNGVNEFHIGLPGEYRDENIDESNLDFENERSYLQGLLTNLEKQIKIPPDVDSHVLESNVIQDKGNDNKVILTREVSLLRERLRAVEAESGFLKHAAMTLQRGGDGTKLLTEIAQHLRELRHTNTATEVADA; from the exons atggcTTCGCGATCTTTCAAATGCTTGGTTGAACAAAAGCTTGGGAGAGTTGGGGTTTTCTGTGTATATGCTGTTCTTGAATGGGTGATGATCCTTCTTCTTTTCATTGATGGTTTTCTTGCACTTTTCACCAATGAATTCGCGAAGTTTTTTGAATTGAAAGTCCCCTGTTTGCTCTGCACAAGGATCGATCATATTTTCATAAAGAGGAACTCTAGTTTCTATTACAACGAGTCCATTTGTGAGGGTCACAAGAAAGACATCTCTTCCCTCGCGTATTGTCATGTCCACAAGAAGCTTTCTGATATAAGAAACATGTGTGAAGGGTGTCTTCTCTCTTTTGCAACAGAGAAAGAAGCAGATTGTGATAAGTACAAGTCATTAGTTGGGATTTTGCACAAGGACATTGATTGCTTTGTGGATGATGATGATAAGAGAATGTCGATAAAATCAGTTAAGAATGAAGAAGAGGTTATCAAAACTGCAAGTGCTGTGGTTCGGAACTGTTCTTGCTGTGGGGAACCTCAGAAATTGAGGACTAAATATGCCAGGAACTCATCCATAAATGGAAATCACTATACTCAAGCTCCTGCCTCATCTCCTCGATCTCCATTAACGTGGAAAAATGAGGAATCGGGCAATATGGAATTGCCTCATATCCAGTATACAAAGCTCAAGTTTTCCTCAGATAATGAGTCGATTCTACCAGATGATGAGGGACACCAGAATGCAG GTAGAGAGGATATTAAAGCTGCTACTGCCCCGCTGCTACCAGATCCCGAGGACATTCATGACGAATCTAGCAAAACCCCAGTTTCTGCAAGAAACAAGTTCTTTGGGATCCCATTGACAGACTCCGCTCAAGCTAGTCCAAAGTGGCCTAATAAGCCCAGAAAATTGGGTGGTGATAAGAGTGAATTCATCTCAGATGCTAATGACGCGAGTGCAGTAAACGACGCAGATGATGACATTGTGCATAGCTTGAAGAGGCAGGTTCGTCTGGACAGAAAGTCTCTTATGGAATTATACATGGAATTGGATGAAGAAAGAAGTGCCTCTGCTGTGGCAGCTAACAATGCCATGGCCATGATCACACGTTTGCAAGCAGAGAAGGCAGCTGTACAAATGGAAGCCTTACAGTATCAGAGAATGATGGAAGAGCAGGCAGAATATGACCAAGAGGCCTTGCAAGTCATGAAAGACTTAGTTTTGAAGAGAGAGGAAGAGATAAAGGTCTTGGAGGCTGAAATCGATACCTACAGGGAGAGATATGGAATTATCAAGAAAGTTGGTAGTGAGGTTTGTGAAGTTGATGCAGATGATGATTATCAAGAGTTGAGATCTCAGTCTGCATCATCCTTCGATGGAAGATCCGACTGTAGCAGTCCTCGTCAGGTAGATCATAATGGAGTAAATGAATTCCATATTGGACTTCCTGGGGAATATAGAGATGAAAATATCGATGAATCAAACCTTGATTTTGAGAACGAGAGATCTTATCTACAGGGTTTGTTAACAAACCTTGAAAAGCAGATCAAAATACCTCCTGATGTTGACTCTCATGTGCTAGAATCAAATGTGATTCAAGACAAAG GAAATGACAATAAGGTTATACTTACAAGAGAAGTTTCTCTACTTAGAGAGAGATTGAGAGCTGTTGAAGCAGAAAGTGGCTTCTTGAAACACGCCGCCATGACATTACAGAGGGGTGGAGACGGAACCAAACTCTTGACTGAGATAGCTCAACATCTGCGGGAGCTTAGACACACAAATACAGCAACAGAAGTTGCAGATGCATGA